Part of the Mycolicibacterium mageritense genome is shown below.
AGGGCGATGGCGAGATCGCCACACGAGTACTCGACTACTCGACCCTCGCTCAGGTCAGCGGCGCGGCTGTCAGTCGCAGGGCGGCAGGTGCAGTCGCGGGCACGGCGGGATGAGCGGGTGCCACCGCGGGGATCCGCTGATAGGCCTCGCCCAGCGCGGGCCGTGGGTCGACCTCGCCGCGGTTGGGCCAGAACGACGCGGCGCGTTCGGCTTGCGCGGTGATGGTCAGCGACGGATTCACCCCGATGTTGGCCGAGATCGCCGAGCCGTCGAAGACGTGCAGGCCGGGGTGACCGAACACCCGGTGGTACGGATCGATGACACCGCGGGCAGCCGAATCGCCGATCACGCAGCCACCGAGGAAGTGCGCGGTCATCGGGATGTCGAGGATCTCGCCGATGCTGCTGTACGGCGCACCGTCGATCTCATCGGCCAGGCGTCGCGCGGTTTCGTTGGCCGCGGGGATCCAGGTCGGGTTCGGCACGCCGTGGCCCTGGCGCGAGGACACCCGCACGCGGCCGAAGCGGGTCCGTCTCGGGAACAGGGTCAGCGAGTTGTCCTCGGTCTGCATCACCAGCGCGATGACCGTGCGCTGCGACCAGTCCCGCAGGCCCGCATACAACGACGCGGCATGAGCGGGGTGGCGCAGCAGCTGACCGAGCCATTTGAGCCAGCGCGGGATCCGGCCGCCGCCGTCGGTCATCACGGTGGTCAGCAGCGCCATTGCGTTGGAACCCTTGCCGTAGCGCACCGGTTCGATATGGGTCTTGTCGTCCGGGTGGATCGACGACGTGATCGCGACGCCCTGCTGAAACTCGGCTCCGTCGCGCTTGCCGAGCTTGGTGCTGGCGGTGCAGATCGCCTCGGAGTTGGTGCGGGTCAGCTCACCGAGGCGATCCGACAGCTGCGGCAGGGTGCGCCCGGCTTTCATGCGGTGCAGCAGCTGCTGCGTGCCCCACGTGCCCGCGGCGAATATGACGTGCTCCGCGGTGAACGTGCGGGCCGTGCGCGTGGGGCGCCAGGATCCGGTCCGCACGGTGTCGATCGCATAGCCGGTCGCCAGCGGCCGCACCGACGTGACGGTGGTCAGGGCGTGCACCTGCGCACCCGCCCGTTCGGCAAGGTACAGGTAGTTCTTCAGCAGCGTGTTCTTGGCATTGTGCCGGCATCCGGTCATGCACTCGCCACATTGCAGGCAGCCGCGGCGGGCCGGACCCGCGCCGCCGAAGAACGGGTCGGGAACCTCGACGCCGGGTGCGCCGAAGTACACGCCGACCGGTGTCATGCCGAACGTGTCGGCCACGCCCATCTGGGCGGCGACCTTGAGCAGCACCCGATCCGACGGGGTCATGGTCGGATTGGTCACCACACCGAGCATGCGTTTGGCCTGGCGGTAGTACGGGGCGAGTTCGGATTTCCAGTCGGTGATGCCTGCCCAGTGCGGATCCTGATAGAACGCATCCGATTTCGGTTCGTAGAGGGTGTTGGCGTAGACCAGGGATCCGCCGCCCACGCCGGCCCCGGCGAGCACCACGACGTCTGGCAGGACGTGGATTCGTTGAATGCCGGTGCAGCCCAGCCGCGGTGCCCAGAACGCCTTGCGGACCTGCCAGTTGGTGTCGGCGAAGTCGGCGTCCTCGAAGCGGCGCCCGGCTTCCAGGACGCCCACGCGGTACCCCTTCTCGGTCAACCGCAGTGCCGCGACCGAACCGCCGAAGCCCGAGCCGATCACCACGACGTCGTAGTCGAAGTCAGCCATGCGCCCAGCCCAGCACCGGGAAGCTGATCATGAGTTCCTCGATGGTCATATCGCGGTCCACTCTCGGGTGAGCCGGCCGGATTCCTCGTCGACCATGTCGAGAGCGATACGACGGGCCCGCACCGCGGCCCGATCGGCCTTGACGTTGAATTCCCGCCTGGGGAGGGCATCTTCGTCGCGCCGGCGCTGCACGGTCTCCAACGCCACGGCGTCGCGCTCGGCCCACTCGTGGAACATCGTGGCCAGGAATTTGCCGACCGCGTCGTCGTCGATCGCGTAGTCGCGGGCCATCTGCAGGAAAATGTGTGTGACGCCGGGAGATTCCGGGGTGAACCCCTGCACCCGCAACAGCTGGCGGGGCGCGGCGTCGGCCGGCTCGATCACGTAGCGCTGCACGTGCAACGCGGGGGAGACGAAGATGCCTTCCTCGCGCCGGATCCCGCTCGTGTCGGCGGGCAGCCCCGTGGCCTGGGTCTCCCACGGCGCCAGCCTGCTGGGCGGGGTGGTGCGGAAGTAGGCGACCGAGCGTTCCGATACCTCGACCTCTTCGAGCGGGGGCAGCACCTCGATGTCGGGCGGCACCATCTCGGGGTGCAGCGTGAAGACGTTGGTCAGGTCGAGGTAATGCTCATGCAGCAGAAGGTAGTTCGCTTCGATGCCCAGCACTTCGAGACTGCTCGCCCAGTTCGAGCCGTCGGCGAGCCACGGTACCCGCGGTGGGGTGCGCAGCGCGGCCGCACCCGGATCGCCCAGCCAGATCCAGATGAACGGCCCTAGTTCGACGACTGGGTAGGTGCGGATCCGCACGCCGCGCGGCACGTTGTCCTGCGACGGCACGTCGACGAGATCTCCCGCCGGATCGTAGGCGAAGCCGTGGTAACCACACCGCACCAGATCGCCGTCGCGGCGGCCGTCCGACAGCGGATGGGGCCGGTGCGCGCAGCGGTCCTCCATCGCGACCACGGAGCCGTCGCCGCGGCGGTAGAGCATCACCGGGATGTCGAGCAGGCGGCGGGCGAACAGCTCGGGCCCGACCTCGTCGCGCAGGGCAGCGACGTACCAGCAGTTGAACGGATAGTTGATGCGCGGGTTTCTCATAAGTCGAGCACCAATCTTTGTGAGCGGGAGCGTGATACGCAGATCATGATGGACTGGCCGGCTTCCTTCTCGGCGTCGTTGAGCACCGAGTCCCGGTGGTCTGGCTCGCCCTCGAGGACGTCGCATTCACACGTGCCGCACACACCCTCCATGCATGAACCGAGCACATCGAGGCCGGCGTCCTCGGCCACCTCGTAGATCGTCTTGCCCAGTGGCACAGTCAGAGTGAGGCCCGACCGTTGGCACTCCACCTCGAACGAGTCCAGGGTGTCCGGGGTGTCCTCGACGGTCTTGGCGGAGAAGCGTTCGACGTGCAGGCTGTCGGCGGGCCAGTGCCCGCACCCGTCCTCGGTCGCGGTGAGCAGCCCTTCCGGACCGCAGCAGTACACCAGGGTGTCCGGGTGGGATTCGGCCAGAACGGTTTCCAGCGTGGTCCGGAACGTGGCGCCCTCATCGCGGGCGCACACCGTGACGCGGTCACCGTAGTGGGAGAGCTGGTCGAGGTAGGCCATCGAGGACCGCGTGCGGCCCCCGTAGAGCAGGTGCCAGTCCGCACCGGTGGCCTCGGCGGCCGCGATCATCGGCAGCATGGGCGTGATGCCGATGCCGCCTGCGATGAACTGGTAGCGCGGCGCGTGCACGAGCGCAAAGTGGTTGCGTGGTCCGCGAACCCGCACCGTGGCGCCCTCGTGCAGCTTGTTGTGCACGAACTCCGATCCGCCGCGGCTCGCGGGATCCAGCAGCACACCGACCTTCCATTCGGCGCGGTTGGTGGTGTCGCCGCACAGCGAGTACTGGCGGACCAGCTCCGGAGTCATCACCAGGTCGATGTGGGCGCCGGGCGTCCATTCGGGCAGGTCGGCCCCGGACGGGTCGGCCAGGGTCAGTGTCACCACGCCGTCGGCGGAATCTTCGCGGCCGGTGACCAGCAGGTCGAGTTCGACTTCACGGTAGGCGGGCCTGGTCATGACGTCCGCCGGACCGGGATGGACTTGTACTGGTTGAGGAACAGCGCCTGCACGCGGGTCGGTTCGCCGTCGAGCGCAAGATCGGGGAACCGTCGCAGCGTCTCCTGGATCCACAGTTTGAGCTCGAGGCGGGCCAGGTTGGCGCCGAGGCAGAAGTGCCTGCCGCGGCCGCCGAAGGCCTGATGCCGGTCGGCGAGTCCTTCGCGGGTGATGTCGAACTTGTTCGGGTTGTCGAACGCGGTCTCGTCGCGGTTGGACGCGATGTACCACAGCAGCAGCCGGTCGTTCTCCTTGATGGTCGTGCCGTGCAGTTCGAAGTCCTTGGTGGCGGCGCGGGCCATGAATGCGAACGCCGGGAAGCAGCGCAGCCCTTCCTCGACGGTCGCGTCGATCAGTTCCGGGTTCTCCCTCAGCAGCGCGAGCTGGTCGGGGTTCTGCATGAGCGCGAGCATGGTCGCGCTGTAGGTGGCACGCGTCGAGTCGTTGCCTGCGGTCATCAGCAGC
Proteins encoded:
- a CDS encoding GMC oxidoreductase, with the translated sequence MADFDYDVVVIGSGFGGSVAALRLTEKGYRVGVLEAGRRFEDADFADTNWQVRKAFWAPRLGCTGIQRIHVLPDVVVLAGAGVGGGSLVYANTLYEPKSDAFYQDPHWAGITDWKSELAPYYRQAKRMLGVVTNPTMTPSDRVLLKVAAQMGVADTFGMTPVGVYFGAPGVEVPDPFFGGAGPARRGCLQCGECMTGCRHNAKNTLLKNYLYLAERAGAQVHALTTVTSVRPLATGYAIDTVRTGSWRPTRTARTFTAEHVIFAAGTWGTQQLLHRMKAGRTLPQLSDRLGELTRTNSEAICTASTKLGKRDGAEFQQGVAITSSIHPDDKTHIEPVRYGKGSNAMALLTTVMTDGGGRIPRWLKWLGQLLRHPAHAASLYAGLRDWSQRTVIALVMQTEDNSLTLFPRRTRFGRVRVSSRQGHGVPNPTWIPAANETARRLADEIDGAPYSSIGEILDIPMTAHFLGGCVIGDSAARGVIDPYHRVFGHPGLHVFDGSAISANIGVNPSLTITAQAERAASFWPNRGEVDPRPALGEAYQRIPAVAPAHPAVPATAPAALRLTAAPLT
- a CDS encoding Rieske 2Fe-2S domain-containing protein, producing the protein MRNPRINYPFNCWYVAALRDEVGPELFARRLLDIPVMLYRRGDGSVVAMEDRCAHRPHPLSDGRRDGDLVRCGYHGFAYDPAGDLVDVPSQDNVPRGVRIRTYPVVELGPFIWIWLGDPGAAALRTPPRVPWLADGSNWASSLEVLGIEANYLLLHEHYLDLTNVFTLHPEMVPPDIEVLPPLEEVEVSERSVAYFRTTPPSRLAPWETQATGLPADTSGIRREEGIFVSPALHVQRYVIEPADAAPRQLLRVQGFTPESPGVTHIFLQMARDYAIDDDAVGKFLATMFHEWAERDAVALETVQRRRDEDALPRREFNVKADRAAVRARRIALDMVDEESGRLTREWTAI
- a CDS encoding PDR/VanB family oxidoreductase codes for the protein MTRPAYREVELDLLVTGREDSADGVVTLTLADPSGADLPEWTPGAHIDLVMTPELVRQYSLCGDTTNRAEWKVGVLLDPASRGGSEFVHNKLHEGATVRVRGPRNHFALVHAPRYQFIAGGIGITPMLPMIAAAEATGADWHLLYGGRTRSSMAYLDQLSHYGDRVTVCARDEGATFRTTLETVLAESHPDTLVYCCGPEGLLTATEDGCGHWPADSLHVERFSAKTVEDTPDTLDSFEVECQRSGLTLTVPLGKTIYEVAEDAGLDVLGSCMEGVCGTCECDVLEGEPDHRDSVLNDAEKEAGQSIMICVSRSRSQRLVLDL